The genomic stretch GAAGGCATGCACCAGGGCCTCACCCAGGCCGTGGGTGGCGTGGATGCCGGTGAAGCGCAGCAGCACCTCGCCGCTGGCGGGATCGCCGTCGCTGTCGATCAGGCGCTCCAGGGCATGCTCCTGGCGGATGTGCTCCTCGGTGTTGCTCACCAGCCGCATCACCTCGTCGGCATGCTCGGCCAGGAAACGGCCCGAGAGCCGCAGTTCGCCTGCGGGAACTCCATCCCGGATCCGCTCACAGGCCGGACAGCGGTGGCTGGCGGCGCCGGGCGCCGGTGCCTCCCAGGTCCAGCGCCCCTGGTGGTAGGTGGCCTGGCAATCCGGACAGGTGCTTGGCTCGGAAGGCTTCTGGCGCTGCTGATAGGGATCGCTGTGATGCCCGCTCTCCATCCCGTCATGGCGGGGTTGATGGCTGGCAGGCGCGTTGGTGGTGTTGGCGGACATGGGAGTTGGCCCTTCTGTTTCCGCTGTAGCCACGCTCAGGGACGCTGTCAGGGGTCAAGGGCGTGACGATGGGTCACAGGGGGCCTGCCCGCGGGTGGTGGGGACTGCCCGATCAAGCGGTCACAATGGCTGCTGCGATGCCCACCGGATCCCCGTCATGGCGACCAGCACCGACACCCCGCCCGCCGGCAACCTCGACCTGCTGCGCATCCTCTGCTGTGTGGCCTGGTCGGATGGCGAATTCTGCGCGGAGGAGCGCGAACTGCTGCAGGAGCTGGTGGAGCGCTACATCGTGACGGATGGTGGAGTGCCGCTGCCCGCCGAGGCGGCTGAGGTGCTGGCCGGGCAGAGCCTGCAGCCCGAGGCCCTCGACGCGCTGATTCCCCGGCTCCGCTCCGAGGAGGACCGGCAGCTGGCCCTGAAGCTGGGCTACATGATGGTCCGCGTCGGCCGGCGGCCCGGTGACGAATCGAGCATCAACCCGATGGAGAAGGTGGCCTACCGCCGCCTGGTCGACGGTCTCGGCCTGAGTGAAGCCGACATCGCCGAAGCGGAATGGGCCGCCGAACTCGACCTCGAGGCCCAGAGCGAGAGCGGCCTGCGCGGCTTTCTTTCGCGCCACTTCGGTTTCCTGGTGGCCTGAGCGGCGCTCCTGCGGCCAGCGCCCCGAGATCTGCGTCTGCCTTCAGGGCCACAGAACACGCAGATCCTGAAAGTCTGGATTTCTGGCAATCGCCGCCTGGTTGTGATGTTGTTCCCGGTGAGTCTCGCGGCTCGATGATTGCCGGGTTCA from Synechococcus sp. CBW1107 encodes the following:
- a CDS encoding BCAM0308 family protein; the protein is MSANTTNAPASHQPRHDGMESGHHSDPYQQRQKPSEPSTCPDCQATYHQGRWTWEAPAPGAASHRCPACERIRDGVPAGELRLSGRFLAEHADEVMRLVSNTEEHIRQEHALERLIDSDGDPASGEVLLRFTGIHATHGLGEALVHAFGGTLDAPFADAGSPMRASWRRD
- a CDS encoding TerB family tellurite resistance protein, translating into MATSTDTPPAGNLDLLRILCCVAWSDGEFCAEERELLQELVERYIVTDGGVPLPAEAAEVLAGQSLQPEALDALIPRLRSEEDRQLALKLGYMMVRVGRRPGDESSINPMEKVAYRRLVDGLGLSEADIAEAEWAAELDLEAQSESGLRGFLSRHFGFLVA